Proteins found in one Haloarcula litorea genomic segment:
- a CDS encoding SOS response-associated peptidase — MCGRNSLFIDQADLEARFDAEVAADGGYTPRYNIAPGEDLFIITNEAPDDIDAYHWGLIPFWADEPEEGIINARSETADEKRVFERAWESRPCLVPSSGFYEWKSPNGGSKQPYRIFREDDPAFAMAGLWDVWEGNDETISCVTILTTEPNDLMNSIHDRMPVVLPKDAESDWLAADPDTRKELCQPYPKDDLDAYEISTRVNNPGNDDPQVIEPLDHEQSALGEFSS, encoded by the coding sequence ATGTGTGGCCGAAACTCGCTCTTCATCGACCAGGCTGACCTCGAGGCTCGCTTCGACGCCGAGGTCGCCGCAGACGGCGGGTACACACCCCGATACAACATCGCGCCTGGCGAGGACCTCTTCATCATTACGAACGAGGCTCCAGACGACATCGACGCCTACCACTGGGGGCTGATTCCGTTCTGGGCGGATGAACCCGAGGAGGGCATCATCAACGCTCGCTCGGAGACTGCCGACGAGAAACGCGTCTTCGAGCGGGCGTGGGAATCACGTCCCTGCCTCGTCCCCTCGTCAGGATTCTACGAGTGGAAATCGCCGAACGGCGGGTCGAAACAGCCCTACCGGATTTTTCGCGAGGACGACCCCGCGTTCGCGATGGCCGGGCTCTGGGACGTCTGGGAGGGCAACGACGAGACGATCTCGTGCGTCACGATTCTCACGACGGAGCCGAACGACCTGATGAACTCAATCCACGACCGGATGCCGGTCGTCCTCCCAAAGGACGCGGAATCTGACTGGCTCGCCGCAGACCCGGACACCCGCAAGGAACTGTGCCAGCCGTATCCGAAGGACGATCTGGACGCCTACGAGATTTCGACGCGAGTCAACAACCCCGGTAACGACGATCCCCAGGTCATCGAGCCGCTGGACCACGAGCAATCGGCCCTCGGCGAGTTCAGTTCCTGA
- a CDS encoding Cdc6/Cdc18 family protein — protein sequence MIRDARVLRAGFVPREVEHRDAEVNHLSSVLEPITNGEPADTAIVTGPSGTGKTCISKFVTERLREEVLDVEAIYVNCWRNYTRFRTLYQILDDLGATIDIHRQSTPHDELVDRLQQHDGPRTVVILDEVDQLEDPSVIYDLHSLPQFAIICIANKEEELFSRVDDRLVSRLRSSEHVRMDKYHDEQLFDILSARAKWGLDEDVITDDQLYRIADAAAGDARLAIGILRTAAGKADRENHERITDDILLDAAEDARAQIKQKSLDSLTPHQRVVYDIVREHGPVGPSEIHERYSEEVDDPRTKRTIRTYLSKMEQYNLLEAEGTSRDREYSLVDSAAASPMQ from the coding sequence ATGATCCGCGATGCTCGTGTACTCCGGGCCGGGTTCGTTCCTCGGGAAGTTGAGCATCGCGACGCCGAAGTCAACCACCTCTCCAGCGTCCTCGAGCCAATCACGAACGGTGAACCCGCCGACACCGCTATTGTCACAGGACCCAGCGGCACTGGCAAGACCTGCATCTCGAAGTTCGTCACGGAACGGCTCCGCGAAGAGGTCCTCGACGTCGAGGCCATCTACGTCAACTGCTGGCGTAACTACACCCGATTTCGGACGCTCTACCAGATCCTCGACGACCTCGGCGCGACCATCGACATCCACCGGCAGTCGACGCCCCACGACGAACTCGTCGATCGCCTCCAGCAGCATGACGGCCCGCGAACCGTCGTCATCCTCGACGAGGTCGACCAGCTCGAAGACCCCAGCGTCATCTACGACCTCCACAGCCTCCCGCAGTTCGCGATCATCTGCATCGCGAACAAGGAGGAGGAGCTGTTCAGCCGCGTCGACGACCGCCTCGTGAGCCGGCTGCGCTCCAGCGAACACGTCCGGATGGACAAGTACCACGACGAGCAGTTGTTCGACATTCTGAGTGCGCGGGCGAAGTGGGGACTCGATGAGGACGTCATCACCGACGACCAACTCTATCGCATCGCCGACGCGGCCGCCGGCGACGCCCGCCTCGCAATCGGCATCCTTCGAACGGCCGCCGGCAAGGCAGATCGCGAGAACCACGAGCGCATCACCGACGACATTCTCCTGGACGCTGCCGAGGATGCTCGGGCCCAAATCAAGCAGAAGAGCCTCGACTCACTCACCCCCCATCAGCGAGTTGTCTACGACATCGTTCGCGAGCACGGCCCGGTCGGACCGAGCGAGATTCACGAGCGCTATTCCGAGGAGGTCGATGACCCACGGACGAAGCGGACTATCCGCACGTACCTCTCGAAGATGGAGCAATACAACCTCCTCGAGGCGGAGGGGACGAGTCGGGATCGAGAGTACTCGCTCGTCGATTCGGCGGCGGCGTCGCCGATGCAGTGA
- a CDS encoding DEAD/DEAH box helicase family protein → MSRSALEKLRKRMALTAYFRDAFGVDDPNDPSSVRQYYEELDNQEEGYDDEGRSDVYRFVSFKSDGEVLTPEQLLQYDENVRSHTEALNERRSDPITLKPFQVLACLVTEAYLDRVVNNREAFLANLNEFVNEQNEEKGRIKFPKFDDSDLDKLAFWMATGSGKTLLMHINYYQYLDYVEGSEDLPENILLVTPNEGLSEQHIEDLRESSIPCHHFNADTIELQGAGKNPVKVIEIQKLVEEKEGEGLSIEVESFGHNNLVLVDEGHKGSGKGQTWRKLRESLAEDGFTFEYSATFGQALSKASVDVEEEYGKSILFDYSYPRFYDDGYGKDYHIVNLESEVDTDLRDRYLLANLLTYYEQIHVFNQDPDTVRNTYNIKFPLLVFIGHTVNAATQSEVSKNEDRTLTDVEKSLNFMAKVLRNEDNWVPEAIDRVLQKDAGLVDDDEIDPFGDALEALRDTDLDGEDIYDQLLEEMFHVRASSGLDLVNIENADGEIGLRASGTDDYFGVINIGGDRVFLDRVEGEYEHITVESDQFKKSLFRSINKRDSPINVLMGSRKFIEGWDSWRVSTMGLMNFGRGEGSQVIQLFGRGVRLLGKDRTLKRSSELEVDPPSNLPLLETLNVFGVRADYMAQFRDYLSDEGIDTEPREVVEIETQTQDHFQNQGLLVVRPEVDSEYVDEVNLELEATGDITPEIDIMPQVGVLSSRDESANEVDEKEPQTIPEEYLDLLDWHEIYRKVWQFRKEKGYRNLVCEKRILQKILSNEYYTLYCPESMLEVEHVDDLEQIQQIAVMILRKYIKEFYSGRQSNWEQSQLSYVPMDDELTREQGNFFDRYTLSVKTSAEDFLSELQEAVEDDSLYTNADGKPNRVHFDRHLYLPLIAEETSIDEEDIDYSPPPLNKGEKRLVTNLKSYFQSPDGQNILDSWEVYLLRNQSRGKGVGLLSDGNRFFPDFIMWLQNGDTQHIVFLEPHGMVREGEPVEDHRVKFYDGIDSYESELAERTGKDHVSLHSYVISQTNLNDLRDLSRVDTREEFHEAGLYFPNEVSQIVEDVLESASAESQETTAE, encoded by the coding sequence ATGTCGCGTAGTGCGCTTGAGAAGCTACGGAAGCGAATGGCGTTGACCGCCTACTTCCGTGACGCCTTCGGCGTCGACGACCCGAACGACCCCAGCTCAGTCCGCCAATACTACGAGGAACTGGACAACCAAGAAGAGGGGTACGACGACGAAGGGCGTAGTGACGTCTATCGGTTCGTCTCGTTCAAATCCGATGGTGAGGTTCTGACGCCTGAACAGTTGCTTCAGTACGACGAGAACGTCAGATCACACACCGAAGCACTCAACGAACGGCGATCTGACCCGATCACGCTGAAGCCGTTCCAGGTGCTGGCGTGTCTGGTGACGGAGGCGTATCTCGATAGAGTGGTGAACAATCGAGAAGCGTTTCTGGCCAACCTCAACGAGTTTGTCAACGAGCAGAACGAGGAAAAAGGACGGATCAAGTTCCCCAAGTTCGATGATAGTGACCTCGACAAACTGGCGTTCTGGATGGCAACGGGCAGTGGGAAGACACTGCTCATGCACATCAACTACTACCAGTACCTCGATTACGTAGAGGGCTCGGAGGACCTCCCAGAGAACATACTCCTTGTGACACCGAATGAAGGCCTCTCGGAGCAGCACATCGAGGACCTGCGCGAGAGTAGCATTCCGTGCCACCACTTCAATGCTGATACTATCGAACTGCAAGGCGCCGGCAAAAATCCGGTTAAGGTCATCGAGATACAGAAATTGGTCGAAGAGAAGGAAGGCGAGGGCCTCAGCATAGAAGTCGAATCATTCGGACACAACAATCTGGTCCTCGTCGACGAAGGGCACAAGGGATCTGGAAAGGGCCAGACGTGGCGGAAGCTTCGCGAGAGTCTCGCCGAAGACGGGTTTACTTTCGAATACAGTGCGACGTTCGGGCAGGCACTTTCGAAGGCAAGCGTCGATGTTGAAGAAGAGTACGGGAAGTCGATCCTCTTCGACTATTCGTATCCCCGGTTCTACGATGACGGATACGGGAAGGACTACCATATTGTGAATCTGGAGAGTGAGGTCGATACTGACCTCCGTGATCGGTATCTGCTTGCGAATCTCCTTACCTACTACGAGCAGATTCACGTGTTCAACCAAGACCCAGATACGGTCCGGAACACGTATAATATCAAATTCCCACTTCTGGTCTTCATTGGCCACACGGTGAACGCAGCGACACAATCCGAGGTCAGCAAAAACGAGGACCGGACCCTCACCGACGTCGAGAAGTCGTTGAACTTCATGGCTAAAGTTCTCAGAAACGAGGACAATTGGGTACCCGAGGCTATCGACCGCGTTCTTCAGAAGGACGCCGGGTTGGTCGACGATGATGAGATCGATCCGTTTGGCGACGCGCTTGAAGCGCTCCGCGACACCGATCTCGACGGCGAGGATATCTACGATCAGCTACTGGAGGAGATGTTCCACGTTCGTGCGTCGTCCGGCCTGGATCTTGTCAACATCGAGAATGCAGACGGGGAGATCGGTCTTCGGGCGAGCGGGACAGATGATTACTTTGGTGTGATTAATATCGGTGGGGACCGGGTGTTCCTCGACCGAGTCGAAGGTGAGTACGAGCACATCACCGTTGAATCAGACCAGTTCAAGAAATCGCTCTTCCGTTCCATCAACAAGCGCGACTCACCGATTAACGTGCTTATGGGGTCGCGAAAGTTCATCGAGGGATGGGACTCTTGGCGTGTTTCCACGATGGGCCTAATGAACTTCGGGCGGGGAGAAGGGTCTCAAGTCATCCAGCTCTTCGGGAGAGGAGTCCGACTTCTGGGAAAAGACCGAACGCTCAAACGGTCTTCAGAACTTGAAGTAGACCCGCCATCGAACCTTCCGCTTCTGGAGACGCTGAACGTCTTCGGCGTTCGTGCCGATTACATGGCGCAGTTCCGGGACTACCTCTCCGATGAGGGGATCGACACCGAGCCGCGTGAAGTCGTAGAGATCGAGACTCAAACCCAGGACCATTTCCAGAACCAGGGATTGTTAGTTGTACGACCAGAGGTTGATTCTGAGTACGTCGACGAGGTCAACCTAGAGCTTGAAGCTACAGGCGATATCACGCCCGAGATAGACATTATGCCCCAAGTTGGGGTACTGTCGTCCCGTGATGAATCCGCGAACGAGGTTGATGAGAAAGAGCCTCAGACAATCCCAGAAGAGTATCTCGACTTATTGGACTGGCACGAGATCTACCGAAAGGTCTGGCAGTTCCGCAAAGAGAAGGGATACCGGAATCTGGTCTGTGAGAAGAGAATACTGCAAAAGATCCTCTCCAACGAGTATTATACGCTGTACTGCCCGGAGTCAATGCTCGAGGTTGAGCACGTCGACGACCTTGAGCAGATACAGCAGATTGCCGTGATGATTCTCCGGAAATACATCAAGGAGTTCTATTCTGGACGACAGAGCAATTGGGAACAGAGCCAGCTGTCCTACGTCCCGATGGACGATGAGCTAACTCGCGAACAGGGGAATTTCTTCGATAGGTACACGCTGTCAGTCAAAACGAGCGCCGAGGACTTCCTGAGCGAACTGCAGGAAGCAGTCGAGGACGACTCGTTGTACACAAATGCTGACGGGAAACCGAATCGAGTTCATTTCGACCGCCACCTGTATCTCCCGCTTATCGCTGAGGAGACAAGTATTGACGAAGAGGACATCGACTATTCGCCACCACCGCTGAACAAAGGCGAGAAACGGCTCGTGACAAATCTAAAAAGCTATTTCCAATCCCCCGACGGCCAGAATATCCTCGATTCATGGGAGGTATATCTTCTCAGAAATCAATCACGGGGGAAAGGCGTCGGGTTGCTCAGCGATGGGAATCGGTTCTTCCCGGACTTCATTATGTGGCTTCAGAACGGAGACACTCAGCACATTGTTTTCCTGGAACCGCACGGTATGGTTCGAGAAGGAGAGCCAGTGGAAGACCACCGCGTTAAATTCTATGACGGAATCGATTCGTACGAGAGTGAACTAGCAGAGCGGACGGGCAAGGACCACGTCTCCCTACATTCCTACGTCATCTCCCAGACGAATTTGAACGACCTTCGAGACTTGTCGCGGGTGGACACTCGCGAAGAGTTCCACGAGGCAGGACTCTACTTCCCAAACGAGGTTAGCCAGATCGTAGAAGACGTGCTCGAAAGTGCGTCTGCAGAATCGCAGGAAACGACCGCCGAATAA
- a CDS encoding site-specific DNA-methyltransferase — MSTQVTRDENREQLQELLRDLFQFDASDLDFGVYRILNQRRDRIEQFIEDDLLDAVDESLESLADAKRAEIEEELEEKAEELQKGWEDDIFNPDGSLKDQYANLGQKDLEEYQDLWETREEVAVAEETEARIFNDLYRFFSRYYEDGDFHTKRRISSKDSKFYVPYNGEETYFHWANNDQYYVKTGEHFTDYRFETDEWTVEFRLRQADIPQDNLKGDSRYFMLGREEPVSTDSDEQTVTIWFQYRQITENEADDYVEAYNETTGNDRSSFAHMTPEMRCDALEGRILGHVEDEGVERILTTEKDDGAGSTVLNSHLTRYVSENSMDYFVHKDLQKFLEGELEFFLQNEVLDVDELIKADDGPSPPMLRARTVRNIAERIISFLAQIEDFQKRLFEKKKFVVQTDYMVTLDQVPDDLYDVILENDEQLEQWQDVYNTDQWDTDLKWQGEFDQTFLNNHPYVMIDTALFNYEFKLKLLSTFENIEESTDGVLVNSENFQALNLLIQKYRNEVDCTYIDPPYNTGGKSFPYKDNYQHSSWLSMMNDRLHLGRSILSPDGAIFVNIDDNEQSRLKLLLNQVFGEDNFVSQISWQKRYTRSNNTDQFTSVIDYLLAYSKTDQFQECLFPREDEADERYDNPDNDDRGPWKAIPFTNPRSANDRPQLSYPITNPNTGETTVPTGEQKAWRRSEEEFEKLVEEDKIWWGQDGESEIPDMKLFLSEVRDGMTPINFWDYEFASHTDAATSELKSLFEYSTFDTPKPTQLIKRVIQVTARDLPNATVADFFAGSGTTAQAVMEMNAEEESNREYLITEMGEYFDSLVRPRIQKIAFSQNWSEGVPQNRNGQTHLVKYHRLESYEDALNNIILNESSGPLQDYLEEEVDDYTSGYMLDFESQDSASLVPESTFEEPFSHELKIEQNGASREPTTVDLVETFHYLIGADVRQYWHETHQDRNYVVTECEVDTESGVETVLTAWRRTEDIDYEEEKNWFDDEFNSESYDRVYVNGESQIAQAEPLEITFREKMEESPDVA, encoded by the coding sequence ATGTCTACGCAAGTTACACGAGACGAAAATCGAGAACAGCTTCAGGAACTGCTACGGGATCTCTTCCAGTTCGACGCTTCCGATCTGGACTTTGGTGTCTACCGCATACTGAACCAGCGTCGAGACCGAATTGAGCAGTTCATCGAAGACGATCTTCTTGACGCCGTCGACGAGAGTCTCGAATCTCTGGCCGATGCGAAGCGCGCCGAGATCGAGGAGGAACTCGAAGAGAAAGCCGAAGAACTCCAGAAGGGATGGGAAGATGATATTTTCAACCCCGATGGGTCACTGAAAGACCAGTACGCGAACCTCGGACAAAAAGATCTAGAGGAGTATCAGGACCTCTGGGAGACTCGGGAAGAGGTCGCCGTCGCTGAGGAGACGGAAGCCCGTATCTTCAACGACCTGTATCGGTTCTTCTCTCGATACTACGAGGACGGGGACTTCCACACCAAGCGGCGTATCTCCTCAAAGGACTCGAAATTCTACGTCCCGTACAACGGGGAAGAGACGTACTTCCACTGGGCGAACAACGACCAGTACTACGTCAAAACGGGTGAGCACTTCACAGACTATCGGTTTGAGACCGATGAGTGGACCGTCGAGTTCCGCCTAAGGCAGGCAGATATTCCACAGGATAACCTCAAAGGGGACAGTCGATACTTTATGCTCGGCCGGGAGGAGCCGGTTTCAACAGACTCTGACGAACAGACGGTGACAATCTGGTTCCAATACCGGCAAATCACCGAAAACGAGGCCGACGATTACGTCGAGGCGTATAACGAGACTACGGGCAACGACCGAAGCTCCTTCGCGCACATGACACCCGAGATGCGGTGTGATGCTCTCGAAGGACGTATCCTAGGCCACGTCGAGGACGAAGGAGTCGAACGTATTCTCACCACTGAGAAGGACGATGGTGCGGGCTCCACCGTGCTAAATAGCCACCTTACGCGGTACGTCTCTGAGAACTCTATGGACTACTTCGTCCACAAGGATCTCCAGAAGTTCCTTGAGGGCGAACTTGAGTTCTTCCTTCAGAACGAGGTTCTCGACGTCGACGAACTGATTAAGGCTGATGACGGGCCGTCTCCACCGATGCTGCGGGCTCGTACGGTGCGAAATATCGCAGAACGCATCATTTCGTTCCTTGCGCAGATAGAGGACTTCCAAAAGCGACTCTTCGAGAAGAAGAAGTTCGTCGTGCAGACCGACTATATGGTCACGCTCGACCAGGTCCCTGACGACCTCTACGACGTTATACTCGAAAACGATGAGCAGCTTGAACAGTGGCAGGATGTCTACAACACGGACCAGTGGGACACGGATCTAAAGTGGCAGGGTGAGTTCGACCAGACTTTCCTGAACAATCACCCCTATGTGATGATCGACACCGCGCTGTTCAACTATGAGTTCAAATTGAAACTCCTGTCCACCTTCGAGAATATCGAAGAGTCCACAGATGGTGTTCTGGTAAATAGCGAAAACTTCCAAGCACTAAATCTCCTCATACAGAAGTACCGGAACGAAGTCGACTGTACGTATATTGATCCACCGTACAATACGGGCGGGAAAAGTTTCCCGTACAAAGACAACTATCAGCACTCGTCATGGCTTTCCATGATGAACGATCGTCTCCATCTAGGTCGATCTATTCTCTCCCCCGACGGCGCGATATTCGTCAATATTGACGACAATGAGCAGTCGAGGCTGAAGCTGCTTCTCAATCAGGTATTTGGAGAGGATAACTTCGTGAGCCAAATATCGTGGCAGAAAAGATATACTCGTAGTAATAATACGGACCAGTTCACCTCTGTAATAGATTACCTGTTAGCTTACAGTAAGACAGACCAATTTCAAGAATGTCTGTTTCCTCGAGAGGACGAGGCAGACGAGCGGTATGACAATCCAGATAATGATGATAGAGGTCCCTGGAAGGCTATCCCATTTACCAATCCACGTTCCGCTAATGATCGCCCTCAACTCTCATACCCAATAACAAATCCCAACACGGGAGAAACAACTGTCCCTACTGGCGAGCAGAAAGCTTGGAGACGTTCGGAAGAAGAATTCGAAAAACTCGTCGAAGAGGATAAAATTTGGTGGGGCCAAGATGGAGAATCTGAAATACCCGATATGAAACTATTCCTATCAGAAGTTAGGGATGGGATGACTCCAATCAACTTCTGGGATTACGAATTTGCGAGCCACACTGATGCCGCAACTTCGGAACTTAAATCGCTATTTGAATACAGTACTTTTGACACTCCTAAGCCAACTCAGCTAATAAAGCGAGTCATCCAAGTTACTGCGAGAGACTTGCCTAATGCGACTGTAGCAGACTTCTTCGCTGGGTCAGGTACCACCGCTCAAGCTGTGATGGAAATGAACGCTGAGGAAGAATCTAATCGGGAGTATCTGATTACAGAGATGGGCGAATATTTTGACAGTCTTGTTCGTCCACGTATTCAAAAAATCGCCTTTAGTCAAAATTGGTCAGAAGGGGTTCCACAAAATCGCAACGGTCAGACACACTTGGTGAAATACCACCGTCTTGAATCCTACGAGGATGCACTCAACAATATTATTCTGAATGAATCCAGCGGTCCCCTGCAGGATTACTTGGAGGAAGAAGTGGACGACTATACGTCGGGATATATGCTTGATTTTGAGTCACAAGACAGCGCTTCCCTTGTACCCGAAAGTACGTTCGAGGAGCCGTTCAGCCACGAATTGAAGATCGAACAGAACGGAGCAAGCCGAGAGCCCACGACCGTTGACCTCGTCGAGACGTTCCACTACCTCATCGGAGCTGATGTCCGACAGTACTGGCACGAGACGCATCAGGATCGAAATTACGTTGTGACCGAGTGTGAGGTCGATACTGAATCAGGGGTTGAAACAGTCCTCACAGCGTGGCGACGGACGGAGGACATTGACTACGAAGAAGAGAAAAATTGGTTCGACGACGAATTCAACAGCGAATCGTACGATCGCGTCTACGTGAACGGCGAGAGCCAGATTGCGCAGGCAGAACCGCTCGAAATCACGTTCCGAGAAAAGATGGAGGAAAGCCCCGATGTCGCGTAG
- a CDS encoding DUF4143 domain-containing protein yields the protein MTDPSDGSDFIADAEWHNEWWDTGNGSLSELEQTASLDPRSDLLKVLQSIDDEREDGTESLVYPIYGPTGIGKTTLLQQFIAAILDSDTVDFSPGHRDLDIVGSVDPRQILYVPLEDSLYHLEPSSSAVEKLENVIDYFRSHVAPRRGRKYIILDDIGALRLDEDEQSALLDLVDDDTYLLLTGIVESQVDLRGTSASSDAKINYPRAMLPMKFIDTIKQGAYDDSALLETDPDFALRVESHQTRSMDGEALIKDVRSNLSESENLDDAVASLNQLCFEAFSDVERDGLYEAAREYLQKGGIFLRATETPVKNELIRSHLLLYLYKELAEYESIQRPENLHRIASLAASQAGNELRYTDISDQLEVDRRTIDSYLSVLDDGLSVSESHDFSLQRHRRTRLYLRNPRHVVLLSQRQEHHGFETYEKTQSLNHEFEYKLARTVAFDHAKRLAWRVGGSGDEDPQVEYFETESGTVDYILHNEDGVTVPFVLSYHPHAGNADEIAVEFDPTVGKHPKPGGEELLDLDYEAPYRFIIADSLPKEVTQSGSLVVERDGVNLCYIPYWLFLLIC from the coding sequence ATGACAGACCCATCTGACGGTTCTGATTTCATCGCAGACGCTGAATGGCATAACGAATGGTGGGATACAGGCAATGGTTCACTATCTGAGTTAGAACAAACCGCTTCTCTAGACCCACGATCAGACTTACTCAAAGTACTGCAGTCCATTGATGACGAGCGAGAAGACGGTACTGAGAGTCTCGTATATCCCATTTACGGACCGACCGGAATCGGCAAAACGACGCTTCTTCAGCAATTCATCGCTGCAATCCTTGATTCAGACACCGTTGACTTCTCTCCCGGCCATCGTGATTTAGATATTGTCGGATCCGTTGATCCACGCCAGATTCTCTATGTCCCTCTTGAGGATTCTCTCTACCATCTCGAACCTTCAAGCAGCGCTGTGGAAAAACTGGAAAACGTTATCGACTATTTCCGTTCTCACGTCGCCCCACGTCGGGGTCGTAAGTACATCATCCTCGACGATATTGGGGCTCTGCGACTCGACGAAGATGAACAGAGCGCTCTTCTAGACCTCGTAGATGATGATACCTATCTATTGCTCACCGGCATTGTAGAATCGCAGGTTGACCTACGTGGGACCTCGGCCTCAAGCGATGCCAAAATCAATTATCCTCGTGCGATGCTGCCGATGAAGTTCATCGACACCATCAAGCAGGGAGCTTATGATGACTCTGCGTTACTCGAAACGGACCCTGATTTTGCTCTTCGTGTGGAGTCGCATCAAACGAGGAGTATGGACGGGGAGGCATTGATAAAGGATGTCCGAAGTAATTTGTCGGAATCGGAAAACTTGGACGACGCGGTCGCGTCGCTGAATCAGCTTTGCTTTGAAGCCTTCTCCGACGTTGAGCGAGATGGCCTGTATGAGGCCGCTCGGGAGTACCTGCAGAAAGGTGGAATCTTCCTACGCGCTACGGAAACTCCGGTCAAAAACGAGCTCATCCGATCTCACCTCCTCCTGTATCTCTACAAGGAACTCGCAGAGTATGAATCGATTCAACGACCAGAGAACCTCCATCGAATCGCTTCATTAGCTGCGAGCCAAGCTGGGAATGAGCTTCGATATACGGACATCAGCGATCAGCTGGAAGTCGATCGGCGGACTATCGATTCGTACCTATCCGTCCTGGATGACGGACTCTCCGTTTCGGAATCCCACGACTTCTCACTTCAACGCCACCGTCGTACACGACTCTATCTCCGGAATCCGCGCCATGTTGTACTTCTGTCTCAACGTCAGGAACACCACGGATTCGAGACCTACGAGAAGACGCAATCGCTCAATCACGAGTTCGAGTACAAGCTAGCTCGAACCGTCGCGTTCGACCATGCTAAGCGACTGGCGTGGAGGGTTGGCGGCTCGGGTGACGAGGACCCTCAGGTCGAATACTTCGAGACTGAGTCGGGGACCGTCGACTACATCCTCCACAATGAGGATGGGGTAACTGTCCCGTTCGTTCTCTCTTATCATCCACACGCAGGGAATGCTGATGAAATCGCAGTGGAATTCGATCCTACTGTCGGGAAGCACCCGAAACCCGGCGGAGAGGAGCTTCTCGACCTCGATTACGAAGCTCCCTACAGGTTCATCATTGCGGATAGTCTGCCAAAGGAAGTGACGCAGTCGGGTTCACTCGTTGTAGAGCGAGATGGCGTCAACCTCTGTTACATTCCCTACTGGCTGTTCCTCCTCATTTGCTAA